The genome window GGGCGGTCCCAATCGCACCGCGCCGGACCTGCAGGATGCGCGCGGCAAGTTGCTCGATCAGCTCGCGGGCTACGGTTCGGTGCGGGTCATCGAGCACGACAACGGTTCGGTGGGTGTGGTGTTCGGTGACACGCTGCTCGTCGATGGCAGTCAGCAGCAGACGCTGGATGTTCGTACTCCGGTCGGGGGCGGCCTCTTCGCTGGCGTCGTCGGCGAAACCCGCAACCTCACACCGATTGCCGGGTCGCTCGCAGCACTTTCCGAACTCGCCGGGCAGGGGCTGCCGAGCGTGCGCGCCGAACTCGATCGCCTGACGTCGGCACTGGTAACCTCCGTCAACGCCATCCACGCCGCGGGTACCACCAATGCCGGCGCGACCAATACCAACTTCTTCGATCCGGCCGGCATCACCGCGAATTCGTTTGCCCTCGCTGCACCGATCGCCGCCAACGCTGCGAATATCGTGGCCGGGACCACGGCCGCCTCCGGTGACAACGCCGTTGCGCTGCAGCTGGCCGGCTTGCGGACCACCCCGATTGCCTCGCTCAACAGCAGCACGGCCGGTGAATTCTACGTGTCGCTGGTCTCGAGCGTCGGCAGCATCGTGCGCGATGCGACCCAGGAATCAGATGCCTCGGAAGCACTCGCCAACGGCACCGCGACGCGTCGCTCCAGTGCGACCGGCGTGTCGACCGATGAGGAGATGGTTGACCTGATGGTCCACCAGCAGGCATTCGCGGCAGCATCGCGCCTCGTCAAGGTCGCCGACGACCTGATGCAGACCTTGCTCACGATGGTCTGAGCCATGCTGGTCCTGAGCCGAAAGGAAGGCGAGGCGATCGTGATCGACGGCAACATCCGTGTGGTGGTGCTATCGAGCGATCGTCGTGGCGTTCGGCTTGGAATCGAGGCACCGACGGAAACCGGGATCCTGCGTGAGGAACTGGTGGTGCAGGTGGCGTCGGAAAATCAGCGGGCCCGTGCCAGCAATGACGCGTCGGCGTGGGCCGCGCGCGTCCCGCTTCGTTCAGTTCGGGGCAACCGGCCGGGCTGAAGACTTCCACCGCCGGGTTGCCATCACAAAGCGCGCGCCGCTGGCAGCAACCGTCGGTTGATACTCCAGCGTGCCGCCATTCCCTTCGGCGAGCAGTCGGGCAACCGCGAGCCCGATGCCGAGGTGATGCCCTCCTTCACGTCGCGCGGCGAAGGGGTGGAAGAGTTTCGGCTGTACCTCGCTCGCGACTCCCGGACCATCATCCTCGACAATCAGCGATACCACGCCGTCGCTCACACTGGCGCTGATCGCGATCCGCCCGGTATCGCGGCCAGCCATCGCGTCGAACGAATTCAGCAGCACCGCAAAAAGCGCTTCGGCGAGATCGGCTGCCACCGCGTGGATCGGCGGCAGCGTGCGGGGCACGTTGACCTCGAATTCCACTCGTGGCCCGGTGCGCCGCCGCGCGAAGATCGCCACCACCGGCTCGACGACATCGGCGAGGGCGACCGGCCCTGGCCGCCCAGAACCAGGGGACGCAAACGACTCCATGGCGCCGATCTGCCGCATGATGGTGGAGTGCGCGCTCGAGAGCCCCTCGCTCATCGCGGACGTAAAGGATGGATCGTATTGCAGGGATTGGTGCACCATGCCGACCATCTGGGCGGCATTGCGGAGGTCGTGGCCGACGCCCCGGGCGATCACCTCAGCCATCTTCGCGCGGTGGGCGGCGCGGAGCAGTTCCTGTTGATTGAGCATCTGCACACAATCCAGGAAGAGGGTGACTAACGCCCGCTGGACAGAATGATGACTCCGTGCACGATCGGGTCAATGGCGTCGCGCCGGCGGATCAGTTGAAGGCTCTGGCTGGTCAGGACCGCCCCCGCCGAAAGCAGCTTGACCCCCGATGCCGTATGAAGATCGGCCGCCAGGATCATCCCCTCGCACAGGTCTGGAACCTGAACATGACTCCCTTCCGGCCGCAGGGTCCCGCTCTCCTCAGCCGCTACAAGCACATCCAGTGCCGCAATGACCGCCGGATCGTACCGAGTGCCGCTCTGGATGCTCAGAGCCATCGCCGCCGTGGCGAGCGAGGCATCCCCTTCCCGGGCGTGTTCCCGGACCGCAGAGAGCAGATCCACCACCACGCGGAGCAATCGGGCCCGGAGCGGGATCTGGCCACGCTGGAGGTCAGCGGGGGTCCCGGTACCATCCCAGTTGGCCCCCATCGCCTCTACCAGATGCGCAGCGCCGCGGAAAACCTCGACTTGCCTCAGCAACACTGCCGACGCCATCAGGGTTCGCCCCGTCGGAGCGCCCTCACCCGGACGTCCGCGCCCCGGCGCAACGATCCGCCCTAGTTCGTGCAGGCGTGCGGCAAGCACCATATCCTCGAGCAGGTGCTCCTCAACCCCGAACTCCCGTGCCAGGATCAGCGCCGCGGCGGCGACTTCGTTCCCTCGCTCCTCCGAACCGGGGGCGGCCGAGTCGAGCGTATGGACGAGCAGTTCCTGAACCTGGCGCACACTCTCCATCGCGTAGCGCCCGCCAGACGCAGGCTCCGATCGGGTCCGATGTGCAGCGACCACGGCGCGGACGCAACCGGAGAACTCCCCGGCATCGACCGGATTCTGGAGCAGGGCCGCGGCGCCGAGGCCCCACGCCCGCTTCCGGGACTCGGCGTCAAGGTTGTCCGCGAGCAGGACGAGCGGGATGCCGAGCAGGGTCGGGTCGCC of Gemmatimonadota bacterium contains these proteins:
- the flgK gene encoding flagellar hook-associated protein FlgK — protein: MSLGSLLSIAKSALQTQQSALNVTGHNIANATTPGYTRQRIALTAETPLRTPQGTIGRGVTDEGIFATRNRFLDASYRRETGVFQHADTLRDLMGRVEQVFGEPSDNGLAASIDAFFSSFSDLANDPASLSARAAVQQAGQQLVRQIGTIDGRINEVNQTVVDTFRDTVTQVNSIAQQVATLNQQIVVAGGPNRTAPDLQDARGKLLDQLAGYGSVRVIEHDNGSVGVVFGDTLLVDGSQQQTLDVRTPVGGGLFAGVVGETRNLTPIAGSLAALSELAGQGLPSVRAELDRLTSALVTSVNAIHAAGTTNAGATNTNFFDPAGITANSFALAAPIAANAANIVAGTTAASGDNAVALQLAGLRTTPIASLNSSTAGEFYVSLVSSVGSIVRDATQESDASEALANGTATRRSSATGVSTDEEMVDLMVHQQAFAAASRLVKVADDLMQTLLTMV
- the csrA gene encoding carbon storage regulator CsrA, whose amino-acid sequence is MLVLSRKEGEAIVIDGNIRVVVLSSDRRGVRLGIEAPTETGILREELVVQVASENQRARASNDASAWAARVPLRSVRGNRPG
- a CDS encoding ATP-binding protein, whose translation is MLNQQELLRAAHRAKMAEVIARGVGHDLRNAAQMVGMVHQSLQYDPSFTSAMSEGLSSAHSTIMRQIGAMESFASPGSGRPGPVALADVVEPVVAIFARRRTGPRVEFEVNVPRTLPPIHAVAADLAEALFAVLLNSFDAMAGRDTGRIAISASVSDGVVSLIVEDDGPGVASEVQPKLFHPFAARREGGHHLGIGLAVARLLAEGNGGTLEYQPTVAASGARFVMATRRWKSSARPVAPN
- a CDS encoding HD domain-containing phosphohydrolase, which encodes MNAGIVLLVGDNAAERSELGMILTRHGGFVVVEVGSADEARLRVGDLAPEALVASMLDIGPLATALSEMINGDPTLLGIPLVLLADNLDAESRKRAWGLGAAALLQNPVDAGEFSGCVRAVVAAHRTRSEPASGGRYAMESVRQVQELLVHTLDSAAPGSEERGNEVAAAALILAREFGVEEHLLEDMVLAARLHELGRIVAPGRGRPGEGAPTGRTLMASAVLLRQVEVFRGAAHLVEAMGANWDGTGTPADLQRGQIPLRARLLRVVVDLLSAVREHAREGDASLATAAMALSIQSGTRYDPAVIAALDVLVAAEESGTLRPEGSHVQVPDLCEGMILAADLHTASGVKLLSAGAVLTSQSLQLIRRRDAIDPIVHGVIILSSGR